From Leptolyngbya sp. 'hensonii', the proteins below share one genomic window:
- a CDS encoding APC family permease: MVGAIIPSRRHRKRFIRWLLKDDRASKEGSHPKHPWWQVMCLTGVDYFSTLGYQPGIAALAAGALSPIATLILILLTLLGALPIYRQVAVTSPHGEGSIAMLEHLLSWWQGKLFVLCLLGFVATDFIITITLSAADATAHIIENPLVPGFLHDQPIGITLVLIALLGAVFLKGFREAIGLAVFLVATYLLLNLVTIGVAFQHILEHPRAITDWQVVLFSNHSNPLVLLGISALLFPKLALGLSGFETGVAVMPLVQGRSSDTEEHPHGRIRNTYKLLTTAALVMSFFLLTSSLATTLLIPAEEFQPGGKANGRALAYLAHLYLGNGFGSLYDLSTISILWFAGASAMAGLLNIVPRYLPRYGMAPNWARAVRPLVLVYTGIAFAVTILFKANVEAQGGAYATGVLVLMSSAAFAVTLSARYRRSRRSTLIFGLITAVFLYTMIVNIIERPDGVKIAAFFIGTIIATSLVSRVWRSTEIRAEKIEMDETARRLIAEESDHTIRLIAHRRRGGSEWEYLSKEQEVRDDNHIPFSDPVIFLEIQVSDASEFFETIRVEGVRIGPYRILRAQSAAVPNAIAAILLYIRDETRKLPHAYFGWAEGNPVQYLLRFLLFGEGDTAVVTREVLRRAEKNPEKRPAIHVGG; this comes from the coding sequence ATGGTTGGAGCGATCATTCCATCTAGACGACACCGCAAACGATTCATTCGCTGGCTCCTGAAAGACGATCGCGCCAGCAAGGAAGGCAGCCATCCCAAACATCCCTGGTGGCAGGTCATGTGTCTCACTGGCGTCGATTACTTCTCGACCCTGGGATATCAGCCAGGAATTGCAGCCCTGGCCGCAGGGGCACTCTCTCCCATCGCAACCCTGATTTTGATTCTACTCACCCTGCTGGGTGCATTACCGATTTATCGCCAGGTGGCCGTAACCAGTCCCCATGGGGAGGGATCGATCGCCATGCTCGAACATCTCCTATCCTGGTGGCAGGGCAAGCTGTTTGTGCTCTGCCTTCTGGGGTTTGTGGCTACCGACTTCATCATTACTATCACCCTTTCGGCAGCAGATGCGACTGCCCACATCATTGAAAATCCCCTGGTGCCAGGTTTTCTACATGACCAGCCGATCGGCATCACCCTCGTCCTGATTGCCTTGCTCGGGGCGGTGTTTTTGAAAGGGTTTCGAGAAGCGATCGGGCTGGCCGTTTTCCTGGTTGCAACCTACCTTCTGCTGAATCTCGTGACGATTGGCGTTGCGTTCCAACACATTCTGGAGCATCCGAGGGCCATTACAGACTGGCAGGTCGTCCTGTTCAGCAACCACAGTAATCCCCTGGTACTTTTGGGAATTTCAGCCCTGCTCTTTCCCAAACTGGCTCTGGGATTATCCGGCTTTGAAACAGGTGTAGCCGTCATGCCCCTGGTCCAGGGACGCTCCAGCGATACGGAAGAGCATCCCCACGGGCGGATTCGCAATACTTACAAGTTGCTGACAACAGCCGCCCTCGTGATGAGCTTTTTCCTGCTCACCAGCAGTCTGGCCACAACGTTGCTGATTCCGGCAGAAGAATTTCAACCTGGGGGAAAAGCGAATGGCAGGGCTCTGGCTTACCTGGCCCATCTTTATTTAGGCAATGGCTTTGGATCTCTGTACGATTTGAGTACCATTTCCATTCTGTGGTTCGCCGGTGCGTCGGCCATGGCCGGATTGCTCAATATCGTCCCACGCTATTTACCCCGGTACGGGATGGCCCCCAACTGGGCCAGGGCAGTCCGACCACTGGTACTGGTTTACACGGGCATCGCCTTTGCCGTCACCATTCTCTTCAAAGCCAATGTGGAAGCTCAGGGGGGAGCCTACGCCACAGGGGTGTTGGTGTTAATGAGCTCTGCCGCCTTTGCCGTCACCCTATCAGCCCGCTACCGTCGATCGCGACGCAGCACCCTGATTTTTGGCCTGATTACCGCCGTGTTTCTCTACACCATGATCGTCAATATTATTGAAAGACCAGATGGGGTCAAGATTGCCGCCTTCTTCATTGGCACCATCATTGCCACCTCTCTGGTTTCACGGGTCTGGCGTTCGACCGAAATTCGGGCTGAGAAAATCGAAATGGACGAAACAGCCCGTCGCCTGATTGCGGAAGAAAGTGACCATACTATCCGCTTAATTGCCCACCGCAGAAGAGGGGGAAGCGAATGGGAATATCTCTCGAAAGAACAGGAAGTGCGGGACGATAACCATATTCCCTTCTCGGATCCGGTGATCTTCCTGGAAATTCAGGTTTCTGATGCGTCAGAATTCTTCGAAACCATTCGAGTGGAAGGGGTGCGGATCGGTCCTTACCGAATTCTCCGGGCCCAAAGCGCCGCAGTCCCCAATGCCATTGCCGCAATCCTGCTCTATATCCGCGATGAAACGAGAAAACTGCCTCACGCTTACTTTGGCTGGGCAGAAGGCAATCCTGTCCAATATTTACTGCGCTTCCTCCTGTTTGGCGAAGGAGACACCGCTGTAGTGACCCGCGAAGTACTGCGAAGAGCCGAGAAAAATCCCGAAAAACGGCCGGCCATCCACGTTGGGGGTTAA
- a CDS encoding GAF domain-containing protein, with translation MAIALRIHASLELEEILNTTVAEVRQFLQTDRVIVYQFQMDWSGTVVVESVAEGWQSILGRQIIDSYFVETQGITYKQGRIQAISDIDQAGLAECHITLLKDLQVRANLVVPIVQGDSLWGLLVAQHCQSPRDWEASEIDFLKQLAIQAAIAIYQSELYRHEQRLNTILEQQVEERTSQLKRALQYEAMLKRITDKVRDSLDENQILQTAVEELVQGLEVYGCDTALFDLDQDTVVVAHSYMAAGPAAHPDMLPVAYFSDIYLQLLKGQHLQFCEFASALSNQPWQSRTILACPITDDQGVLGHLRLFRSHVEIFQESDIRLVFQVANQCAIAIRQARLYQASQVQVRALEELNQLKDDFLSTVSHELRTPIANMKMAIHMLRMVPVEERREQYLKILQTECTREAELINDLLDLQRLASGTKTLELETIELPEWLANLMEPFQERVQSRQQLLQVHLQPDLLPLTSDSACLSRIVVELLNNACKYTPPGETISLAVSYAPETFVDPCLQIRVCNSGVEIPAPELTRIFEKFYRVPGIDRWKQGGTGLGLALVKKLTEHLGGTIQVESRSNQTCFTVEIPNR, from the coding sequence GTGGCGATCGCCCTGAGAATTCATGCCTCTCTGGAACTGGAAGAAATCCTGAATACCACGGTGGCGGAGGTGCGGCAGTTCCTCCAGACCGATCGGGTGATTGTGTATCAGTTCCAGATGGATTGGAGTGGGACTGTCGTGGTCGAATCTGTGGCGGAGGGGTGGCAATCGATTTTGGGCCGCCAGATTATTGATAGCTATTTTGTCGAAACTCAAGGGATTACCTATAAACAGGGACGCATTCAAGCCATCTCGGACATTGACCAGGCTGGACTGGCGGAATGCCATATAACCCTGCTCAAAGACCTGCAGGTGCGGGCCAATCTGGTGGTTCCGATCGTGCAGGGGGATAGTCTGTGGGGATTGCTGGTGGCCCAGCATTGTCAAAGTCCGCGTGATTGGGAGGCGTCAGAGATTGACTTTCTGAAGCAACTGGCCATTCAGGCGGCGATCGCCATTTACCAATCCGAACTATACCGCCATGAGCAGCGGTTGAATACGATTCTGGAACAGCAGGTGGAGGAACGAACAAGTCAACTGAAACGCGCCTTACAGTATGAAGCGATGCTCAAGCGAATTACGGATAAAGTCCGGGATAGTCTGGATGAGAACCAGATCTTGCAAACGGCTGTGGAGGAACTGGTGCAGGGCTTAGAGGTATATGGATGTGATACGGCCCTGTTTGATCTAGATCAGGACACTGTTGTTGTGGCACACTCCTATATGGCCGCTGGCCCAGCCGCTCATCCAGACATGCTGCCCGTGGCCTATTTTTCTGATATTTACCTGCAATTACTCAAGGGTCAGCATCTGCAATTTTGTGAGTTTGCCTCTGCCCTGTCCAATCAGCCCTGGCAATCGAGAACTATTCTTGCCTGTCCGATTACGGATGATCAGGGAGTTCTGGGGCATCTCAGGCTCTTCCGGTCTCATGTAGAGATTTTTCAGGAATCCGATATTCGTCTGGTGTTCCAGGTGGCGAATCAATGTGCGATCGCGATTCGCCAGGCCCGCTTGTACCAGGCTTCTCAGGTTCAGGTCAGAGCCCTAGAGGAACTGAACCAGCTCAAGGACGATTTTCTCAGCACCGTTTCCCATGAGTTGCGCACCCCGATCGCCAACATGAAGATGGCGATTCACATGCTCAGAATGGTTCCGGTCGAAGAGCGGCGGGAACAGTATCTGAAGATCCTGCAGACCGAATGCACCAGAGAGGCAGAGCTAATTAATGATCTGCTGGATCTGCAGCGCCTTGCCTCTGGCACCAAAACGCTGGAGTTGGAGACGATCGAGCTGCCAGAATGGCTGGCCAACCTGATGGAGCCCTTCCAGGAGCGGGTGCAAAGTCGGCAACAACTGCTTCAGGTCCATCTTCAGCCTGACTTGCTGCCCCTAACATCAGACTCTGCCTGTCTGAGCCGGATTGTGGTAGAACTGCTCAACAATGCCTGTAAGTACACCCCTCCCGGTGAAACGATTTCCCTGGCTGTCTCCTATGCCCCGGAGACATTTGTTGATCCCTGTCTCCAAATCAGGGTGTGTAATTCAGGCGTGGAAATTCCTGCCCCTGAACTGACCCGCATTTTTGAGAAGTTTTACCGCGTTCCGGGTATCGATCGCTGGAAGCAAGGGGGAACGGGATTAGGATTGGCCCTCGTTAAAAAACTGACTGAACATCTGGGCGGTACGATTCAGGTGGAAAGCCGATCGAATCAGACCTGTTTTACGGTGGAAATCCCCAATCGGTAA
- a CDS encoding cache domain-containing protein, with protein sequence MLLLIVAGFLGNYFRWTLFFDIDFLLGSIAVWIVVCLYGVGWGTLAGLIAGSCTYMIWHHPYTTITFTLEALVVGWLFQKRQPNNIVLLDAIFWLVIGMPLVWLFYAIILQVDPTQFRIILMKQPVNGVFNALAASLLLTSLPIHRWVARPPVINTLSLQQTLFNLLVAFVSFPTLMIIVLASHQVVDDIKATAQSDLNDASRYLTVEVRTWYERRLTAIGELANIAAIESIQSETLHQSLNFTRQAFPDFRQIYLLDEAGKRVLNPEQESPQKPGSAWNDDQYFQKIRQSWQPYLSKVLLPSGQQSSPTVILGMPIVQSGKLIGAILGEIDLDQIAKLLQSNVGGQKLQITLLDPQGTVAASTQPDRIGMTRFDWRRDGEVYALAPQAYHWLPTQGSHLVMVQWTNSFFVKESRVGANLPWTLIVQWRSP encoded by the coding sequence TTGCTTCTCCTGATTGTGGCTGGTTTTCTGGGTAATTATTTTCGCTGGACCTTATTTTTTGATATTGACTTTTTGCTGGGTTCGATCGCAGTTTGGATTGTCGTTTGTTTGTACGGCGTTGGTTGGGGAACCCTGGCCGGGTTGATTGCTGGAAGTTGCACCTATATGATCTGGCATCATCCCTATACCACGATCACGTTCACCCTGGAAGCATTGGTGGTGGGCTGGTTGTTTCAAAAACGGCAGCCCAATAACATCGTCCTGCTGGATGCGATTTTCTGGTTGGTGATAGGTATGCCACTGGTCTGGCTGTTCTACGCCATAATTCTGCAGGTTGATCCGACCCAGTTCCGCATTATTTTGATGAAACAGCCTGTCAATGGGGTTTTCAACGCCCTGGCAGCTAGCTTGCTCTTAACCAGTTTGCCGATCCATCGCTGGGTGGCACGGCCCCCTGTCATCAATACCCTGTCCCTGCAACAAACCTTGTTTAACCTGCTGGTCGCCTTTGTCTCCTTTCCGACTCTGATGATCATTGTGCTGGCCAGCCATCAGGTGGTGGATGACATTAAAGCAACTGCCCAGTCAGATTTGAATGATGCCTCCCGGTATCTGACGGTAGAGGTGCGCACCTGGTACGAACGGCGGTTGACCGCGATCGGCGAATTGGCCAATATTGCAGCGATCGAATCGATTCAGTCTGAAACGTTACATCAGAGTCTTAACTTTACTCGACAGGCTTTCCCCGATTTTCGGCAAATTTATCTGCTGGATGAGGCTGGTAAAAGGGTCTTAAATCCAGAACAAGAAAGCCCACAAAAGCCAGGTTCAGCGTGGAATGACGATCAGTATTTTCAAAAAATCAGACAGTCCTGGCAACCCTACCTTTCCAAAGTCCTGCTCCCATCGGGTCAACAGTCTTCTCCTACAGTTATTCTGGGTATGCCGATTGTTCAGTCTGGGAAACTGATCGGTGCCATCCTGGGGGAGATTGATTTAGATCAGATTGCAAAATTATTGCAGTCCAACGTTGGGGGGCAGAAATTGCAGATTACCTTGCTTGATCCACAAGGAACGGTTGCCGCCAGTACCCAACCGGACCGGATCGGAATGACTCGTTTTGATTGGCGTCGTGATGGTGAGGTGTATGCTCTTGCTCCCCAGGCTTATCACTGGTTGCCTACCCAGGGGAGCCATCTGGTGATGGTGCAATGGACCAACTCCTTCTTCGTTAAAGAGTCGCGGGTTGGTGCTAATTTGCCCTGGACGTTGATTGTCCAGTGGCGATCGCCCTGA
- a CDS encoding BamA/TamA family outer membrane protein: protein MVPVWTAPGLTQEQNGIKYYQDYQSVLLPGASGSSLTPVNFPIEVPIVPAEPVPESPADPQDLVTVVSEVQITGLDPDLQQIVRQTIRTQTGGETSQSLIRRDVAALLNTGLLAQVNVITRPTVQGLSVTYEVTPIVLRSIQITGAEVLPQEVATTAFQSQFGQAIRPGNLNQAAQQINQWYRQQGYPVARVFALQTERSGLITLVVAEGRIEAVGIRFLNREGQAVDGKGQPFQGQTQTDFLRRELQLQPGQILSNDRLQKDIQHLKQLGLFDRVGVALSGEADRVTVTYELVEADPNSFIPGGGVDDVSGIYGSLTYINRNIAGVGQTLALTLQIGQRNIQYNGSFTSPYRRGNPDMPGYRIEGYNRSSLSPIFDDKIRLANGDPVQVNQIGGGITFDRPIGDWQGFLGLNYTRYRLQDGSDRNFASDAQGNPLTLSGTGIDDLSTILIAAQRDQRNDSLNPTDGSFVRFSSEQSLPIGLGTILSNRLQASYSQYFPLRLLTQENLPEVLAYNLQAGTTIGDLPPYRAFPLGGPESVRGYDYGQVGSGRSYVLASVEYRLPLLTLPFLEWPLMGVFFTDFASDLGSGNAVPGQPALTRNKPGSGFGYGTGLRFLSPLGVLRLDFGISDRGDTRINFGFGQRF from the coding sequence ATGGTGCCGGTCTGGACTGCCCCCGGCCTGACCCAGGAGCAAAATGGCATCAAATACTATCAGGACTATCAGTCCGTCCTGTTGCCTGGAGCTTCCGGCTCCTCCCTGACTCCCGTTAATTTTCCGATCGAGGTACCGATCGTCCCGGCAGAGCCGGTCCCAGAGTCCCCTGCCGATCCACAGGACCTCGTAACCGTCGTCTCCGAGGTACAGATTACAGGCCTGGACCCGGATTTGCAGCAAATTGTCCGCCAGACGATTCGGACCCAAACAGGGGGGGAAACAAGTCAGAGCCTGATCCGCCGGGATGTGGCGGCCCTCCTGAATACCGGCCTGTTGGCTCAGGTGAACGTGATCACCCGGCCCACGGTACAGGGGTTGAGTGTGACCTACGAAGTAACCCCGATCGTCCTGCGATCGATCCAGATCACCGGAGCGGAAGTCCTGCCGCAGGAAGTCGCCACCACCGCCTTTCAGTCCCAGTTTGGGCAGGCGATCCGTCCAGGGAACCTGAACCAGGCCGCCCAGCAGATCAACCAGTGGTACCGCCAGCAGGGATATCCAGTGGCGCGAGTCTTTGCCCTGCAAACCGAACGATCGGGCCTCATTACCCTGGTCGTGGCTGAGGGGCGCATCGAAGCGGTGGGGATTCGGTTCCTCAACCGGGAAGGGCAGGCTGTAGATGGGAAGGGTCAGCCCTTCCAGGGACAGACCCAGACCGATTTTCTGCGCCGGGAACTGCAACTCCAACCGGGCCAAATTCTGAGCAACGATCGACTGCAAAAGGATATTCAACACCTGAAACAACTGGGCCTGTTCGATCGAGTCGGGGTAGCCCTCAGCGGCGAGGCCGATCGGGTCACCGTCACCTATGAGCTAGTCGAAGCCGACCCCAACAGTTTCATTCCCGGTGGGGGGGTTGATGATGTCAGCGGCATTTACGGCTCCCTCACCTACATCAACCGCAATATCGCTGGCGTGGGCCAGACCCTTGCCCTCACCCTGCAGATTGGCCAGCGGAACATCCAATACAATGGCAGCTTTACCAGCCCCTATCGCCGGGGCAATCCCGATATGCCCGGTTATCGGATCGAGGGCTACAACCGATCGAGTCTTTCCCCCATCTTTGACGACAAAATTCGGCTGGCCAATGGGGACCCAGTGCAGGTAAACCAGATTGGCGGCGGCATCACCTTCGATCGCCCGATCGGAGATTGGCAAGGCTTCCTAGGGCTGAACTACACCCGCTATCGGTTGCAGGACGGGTCCGATCGCAACTTTGCCAGCGATGCCCAGGGCAATCCCCTCACCCTCAGTGGCACCGGCATTGACGACTTGAGCACCATCCTGATCGCCGCCCAGCGGGACCAGCGCAACGACAGCCTGAATCCCACCGACGGGTCTTTTGTCCGGTTCAGCAGCGAACAATCGCTCCCGATCGGCCTCGGTACTATTCTCTCCAACCGTCTCCAGGCCAGCTACAGCCAGTATTTTCCCCTGCGTCTGCTGACCCAGGAAAACCTGCCAGAGGTGCTGGCCTACAATTTGCAAGCTGGAACCACGATCGGCGATCTGCCCCCCTACCGTGCCTTTCCCCTGGGCGGACCCGAATCCGTCCGGGGCTACGATTACGGTCAGGTGGGATCCGGTCGCAGTTACGTCCTGGCCTCCGTCGAATATCGCCTGCCCCTCTTGACCCTGCCCTTCTTGGAATGGCCCTTGATGGGGGTATTCTTCACCGACTTCGCCTCCGATCTGGGGTCAGGCAATGCGGTGCCGGGGCAACCAGCCCTGACCCGCAACAAACCAGGGAGCGGTTTCGGTTATGGCACGGGGTTAAGGTTTCTGTCGCCCCTGGGGGTGTTGCGACTGGATTTTGGCATCAGCGATCGAGGCGACACCCGCATTAACTTCGGCTTCGGCCAGCGATTTTAG